A DNA window from Choloepus didactylus isolate mChoDid1 chromosome 9, mChoDid1.pri, whole genome shotgun sequence contains the following coding sequences:
- the NIF3L1 gene encoding NIF3-like protein 1 has translation MHWLASCVRLVPTVVRLIHSPSCSFSRSFMDLKALISSLNDFASLSFAESWDNVGLLVEPSPPHTVNTLFLTNDLTEEVMEEALQKKADLILSYHPPIFRPMKRITWETWKERLVIRALENRVGIYSPHTAYDAAPQGVNSWLAKGLGSCTLSPIRPAKAPKCPTEGTYRIEFNISRTEDLDKVMSAVKEIADVSVTSFSARTDDEEQTRISLNCTEKALLQVVAFLSQNKKLYQKTEILLLEKPLLLYTGMGRLCILDDSVSLATMIERIKRHLKLSHVRLALGVGRTLDSQVQVVALCAGSGSSVLQGVVADLYLTGEMSHHDILDATSQGINVILCEHSNTERGFLSDLRDMLGAHLENKINIILSETDGDPVHVV, from the exons ATGCACTG GTTGGCATCTTGTGTACGCCTGGTCCCCACGGTAGTCCGGCTTATCCATTCCCCTTCCTGCAGTTTTTCTCGTTCCTTCATGGATTTGAAAGCTCTCATTTCTTCCTTGAATGACTTTGCATCACTCTCTTTTGCTGAGAGTTGGGACAATGTTGGATTATTGGTGGAACCAAGCCCACCACATACTGTAAACACACTCTTCTTGACCAATGACTTGACTGAGGAAGTGATGGAGGAGGCGCTGCAAAAGAAGGCAGATCTCATTCTGTCCTACCATCCTCCTATTTTCCGACCCATGAAGCGCATAACCTGGGAAACCTGGAAGGAGCGCTTGGTGATCCGGGCTCTAGAGAACAGAGTTGGTATTTACTCTCCTCACACAGCCTATGATGCTGCACCCCAGGGAGTCAACAGCTGGTTGGCTAAAGGACTTG gttCTTGTACTTTGAGCCCCATACGTCCTGCCAAAGCTCCCAAATGCCCCACAGAGGGAACCTACCGAATAGAATTCAACATCAGCCGCACCGAAGACCTGGACAAAGTCATGTCTGCAGTGAAAGAAATTGCAGATGTTTCTGTCACTTCTTTTTCTGCTAG GACTGATGATGAGGAACAAACACGGATCAGTCTGAATTGTACTGAGAAAGCTTTGCTGCAGGTGGTGGCTTTTCTCTCCCAAAACAAAAAGCTTTATCAGAAGACTGAAATTCTGTTACTGGAGAag CCTCTGCTTCTGTATACTGGAATGGGACGGTTATGTATACTGGATGACTCTGTCTCCTTGGCAACCATGATTGAGCGAATCAAGAGACACCTAAAACTATCTCATGTTCGCCTAGCTCTTGGGGTAGGGAGGACTCTAG ACTCTCAAGTCCAAGTTGTGGCCCTGTGTGCTGGCTCTGGGAGCAGTGTTCTGCAGGGTGTTGTGGCAGACCTTTATCTCACAG GTGAGATGTCCCATCATGATATTCTGGATGCAACTTCCCAAGGAATAAATGTCATCCTTTGTGAACACAGCAACACTGAACGAGGCTTTCTTTCTGACCTTCGAGATATGCTTGGTGCTCATTTGGAAAATAAGATTAATATTATTCTGTCAGAGACAGATGGAGACCCTGTTCATGTGGTCTGA